One segment of Thamnophis elegans isolate rThaEle1 chromosome 16, rThaEle1.pri, whole genome shotgun sequence DNA contains the following:
- the LOC116519552 gene encoding discoidin domain-containing receptor 2-like isoform X2, with protein sequence MTVCMRVELYGCVWSDGLESYSMPEGETMVDSGNPLVYLNDSIYDGHQERKLLYGGLGQLTDGVLGLDDFTKSHQYRAWPGYDYIGWRNDSFRNGVVEMEFQFDHQRNFTSMKVHCNNMFSKGVKIFERVECLFKPQWVTEWDPQPVGLSTVLDDKNPSARFVTVPFHHHVGKAILCHFYFADTWMMISEVSFQSVNMDASDPILVTSAWSPTTESYPSSERPNTTQGTLGNTILASISPRVEQKAEDSNSSSLVGCLVAIILLLLVVIIAILWRQYTQKHLETAPRRILEEDATVRLSFYSSRIVNGQTQIYQNNPTYERVFPLDLEYHQPLTLLQKLPELSQSAEDSACSGDYAEPDVTKCTPHQGFQNNVPHYAETDIVNLQGVTGNNTYAVPAITVDSLTKKDISIAEFPRHHLQLKEKLGEGQFGEVHLCEAVGLLEFLGRAASPESSSRAILVAVKMLRADATKTARNDFLKEIKIMSRLNDPNIIRLLGVCVKDDPLCMITEYMENGDLHQFLLQRQSRSTFTRSSNVPCVSNLHLLLMATQIASGMKYLASLNFVHRDLATRNCLVGNNYTIKIADFGMSRNLYSGDYYRIQGRAVLPIRWMAWESILLGKFTTASDVWAFGVTLWEMYTLCKEQPYSWLSDEQVIENTGEFFRDQGRQAYLSQPPLCSNPVFSLMMKCWSRDIKDRPTFEAIHLFLIEQMDGSIGPI encoded by the exons ATGGCCTGGAGTCCTACAGCATGCCCGAGGGGGAAACCATGGTGGACTCTGGCAATCCTCTTGTTTATCTAAACGACTCAATCTACGATGGTCACCAGGAACGAAA GCTCCTCTATGGTGGGCTGGGCCAGCTGACAGACGGTGTTCTGGGACTGGATGATTTCACCAAGAGCCACCAATACCGGGCGTGGCCAGGCTACGATTACATCGGCTGGAGGAACGACAGCTTCCGCAACGGTGTGGTGGAGATGGAGTTCCAGTTTGACCATCAGAGGAACTTCACCTCCATGAAG GTCCATTGCAACAACATGTTCTCCAAAGGGGTGAAGATCTTTGAAAGGGTGGAATGTCTCTTCAAACCACAGTGGGTCACCGAGTGGGACCCGCAACCTGTGGGCTTGAGCACCGTCTTGGATGACAAGAATCCCAGCGCGCGATTCGTGACCGTTCCCTTCCACCACCACGTTGGCAAAGCCATCCTTTGCCATTTCTACTTCGCCGATACCTGGATGATGATCAGCGAGGTCTCTTTTCAATCAG TCAATATGGATGCTTCAGATCCAATCCTGGTTACTTCTGCATGGAGTCCCACCACAGAGTCCTATCCATCATCAGAGAGACCAAACACAACACAGGGGACTTTGG GGAACACCATCCTAGCTTCCATCAGTCCCAGGGTGGAGCAGAAGGCAGAGGACTCCAACTCTTCTAGTCTGGTCGGCTGTCTTGTGGCCATCATTCTTCTCCTTTTGGTGGTTATCATCGCCATCCTGTGGAGACAGTACACTCAGAAGCATCTGGAGACG GCTCCCCGGCGAATCCTGGAAGAAGATGCCACGGTGCGTCTCTCCTTCTACAGCTCCAGAATTGTCAACGGCCAGACACAGATCTACCAGAACAACCCCACCTATGAGAGGGTCTTCCCCTTGGATCTGGAATACCACCAGCCTCTCACCCTCCTCCAGAAATTGCCAGAGTTATCTCAAAGCGCCGAAGACTCGG CCTGCAGTGGCGATTACGCAGAGCCCGACGTCACCAAGTGCACCCCTCACCAGGGATTCCAGAATAACGTCCCCCATTACGCTGAGACGGACATCGTCAACTTGCAAGGGGTGACAGGAAACAATACCTACGCCGTGCCAGCCATCACCGTTGACTCGTTGACCAAGAAGGACATCTCCATCGCTGAGTTTCCCCGTCACCACCTGCAGCTCAAGGAGAAGTTGGGAGAAGGACAATTTGGGGAG GTCCACCTTTGTGAAGCTGTTGGTCTTCTGGAATTCTTGGGTCGTGCCGCTTCTCCAGAAAGTTCCAGCcgggcaattttggtggccgtgAAAATGTTGAGAGCGGATGCCACCAAGACAGCCAG GAACGATTTCCTAAAAGAGATCAAGATCATGTCCCGTCTGAATGACCCAAACATCATCCGTctgttgggtgtgtgtgtgaaggacGATCCTCTCTGCATGATCACCGAATACATGGAAAATGGGGACCTTCACCAGTTCCTCCTGCAAAGACAGAGCAGAAGCACTTTCACACGTTCCAGCAACGTTCCTTGTGTCAG CAATCTCCATCTCTTGCTCATGGCCACTCAGATTGCTTCTGGCATGAAATACTTGGCGTCCCTCAACTTTGTCCACCGGGATTTGGCCACACGCAACTGTTTGGTTGGAAATAACTATACCATCAAGATTGCTGATTTTGGCATGAGCAGGAATCTCTACAGTGGTGATTATTACCGGATACAAGGCAGGGCTGTGTTACCGATCCGTTGGATGGCCTGGGAGAGTATTCTGTTG ggAAAGTTCACCACCGCCAGTGACGTATGGGCCTTTGGTGTGACATTGTGGGAGATGTACACCTTATGCAAAGAGCAGCCATATAGTTGGCTTTCTGATGAACAGGTTATTGAGAATACAGGGGAATTCTTCCGCGATCAAGGCCGACAG GCCTACTTGTCCCAGCCGCCTCTGTGTTCGAATCCTGTGTTCTCCTTGATGATGAAATGCTGGAGCCGCGATATCAAGGATCGCCCCACTTTTGAAGCAATCCATCTGTTTCTCATCGAGCAGATGGATGGAAGTATCGGACCTATATGA